The window TCCAgtccttctttctttcttggaaTATCTTTTGACATTcccaagcttcaacttcagctcTTATCTACCTGCTTAATTTAACAAGTGTCGCCGATTTATTCAAGATGGCCGCCGCTCCTCCCAACACCATTTACCCCGAGAGCCATGTCGGTTTCGACAGCATCACTTCTcagattgagaagaagctcttgaagCGTGGTTTCCAGTTCAACGTCATCTGCGTTGGTAAGTACCGACACAACTCCCATCTCAATTGCGCCCCTGGTACATCTGCTGTggtgtgatgatgatttggcTGTCTGTATATATCTACAATCATGTCCGTGTGCTAATTTGCCTTGCGCATTGTAGGTCAGACCGGTATGGGCAAGTCAACGCTCATCAACACTATCTTCGCTTCTCACCTGATCGACTCCAAGGGTCGCTTCCAACCCGACGAGCCCATCCGCCAGACCACCGAGATCCAGGCCGTTTCTCACAACATTGAGGAGAACGGTGTCCGACTTCGACTCAACATTGTCGATACCCCCGGCTAcggtgatcttgtcaacaacgacCGCTGTTGGGACCCCATCgtcaagtacatcaaggATCAGCACTCCGCGTACTTGCGCAAGGAGCTCACTGCACAGCGAGAGCGCTACATCCAGGATACCCGTATCCActgctgtctcttcttcattcaGCCATCAGGCCACTCTCTCAAGCCCATCGATATTGTCGTCCTGAAGAAGCTTTCCGACGTTGTCAACGTGGTGCCTGTCATCGCCAAGGCCGACACCCTGACTGTTGAGGAGCGTCAGGAGTTCAAGGAGCGCATCAAGGAGGAGTTTGCCTTCCACAATCTCAAAATGTATCCCTACGACAacgatgagtttgatgacgaggagCGTGCTTTGAACGGCCAGATCAAGGTAGGCATATGATATATGACTTGAAACTGATGACACGAATGCTAACGTATAGCAGAACCTCGTCCCCTTCGCTGTTGTCGGATCCGAGAAGTCgatcatcgtcaacggtAAGCAGGTTCGCGGCCGCCAGAACCGATGGGGTGTCATCAACGTCGAGGACGAGACTCACTGTGAATTCGTCTACCTACGAGACTTCCTCCTCCGAACCCACCTCCAGGACCTCATCGAGACCACCTCTCAGATCCACTACGAGACCTTCCGTGCCAAGCAACTGCTTGCTCTCAAGGAAAGCAGTGCTCACGGTGGTGCTAGCAGCCGACCCATCAGCCCTGCCGCCGACCGCGAGCTCAGCCGAAACTCGCAACGAATGACGATGAACGGCTACTAAGCTGAATTTGTGTTTGAAGTTGTGCTGGCAATGGAGCGACGGCGTCTCGGGGCAGCTCGATAGCCCGCATTTGTTACGACAATCCACATATTTCACGGCCTGATGTAGAGCAACCCAAAAGTAATTGCTTTTTCGGAGGTTCCTTGGTAGGCTTGACCACAGCGAACCCCCGAAGGCCTTACATCGTTTCGATGACATCGGCATGCGAGCAAGGACGAGAGCAACATTCCTGGGGTGTAGGCCAGACGAGACGCGGGAACTGGTCCATTGAGGTCCAGATACCCGGTTTCCTGGTTACGTGCCTCGGGAACTGCCTGCTAGTCAGTCCGTATCGAAGCTGTACACgactttcttctttttctttcagtGTTACCCTGGAGAACTATTTGGCCTTTCTTTATGCTTTAATAAGACCGATTACCCCATACTCTAATCTGGAGTTAGTTTCGTTGCCTACATAGTGTATCAATTTGATTGGAGTTTCTGACGTACTTGATTTGTTGCACATGCGGTTGGAGGAAGTGTTTTCCTTATCGCTGTCATCGTGATGTTGGTTAAGAATGCATGTTGAGATATACTAACAGGCGGGCAGTATGGCTCTAGTTGCACATGGGCATCCCCAATGGGTCATGTCTATTGTGAAACAATGATGAAGGTCTTTTCGGGAAGTCGTACATCGCTAGCTGCCATAGGACTGTTTGAGTTAGGGATTGAATATTTTGGTATAGGGTAGTTCAGATGCAACATTTGTTGACTTGGCCGATTCTGAATGTGTGATTGAAGAGTGTTCAGATTATATGACCCATAGGTTTATTGCAAAGTTGATTATGGTTTCCTGTAAATGATATGACTTGAAAACCTATACTTTATGGAATAGTTGAGGCCAATAGAAAAAGATTCTCTCTGTTGTGGTGGCGGGTAATGTAGTTGAAAGCGCTCTTTCGAATTAACACATCTAAAAGAAGGGTTTAAAGCTATCAGACCctctagtgggtagcagaaaagttggcctcctaagtcttagggtataaaaataagtagtctaagaagcttaaTCTGAATGGCATAAGCTGCtctaataattttgtctcttatgcttccagcggtcaatttttctgataccctgaggacccTCTCCTCTATCTAGTTTCTTTTTAGAATCTAGCTTATATTATGCTAAGACATTAATTGGTAAGATTTGATTTAGGATCGAATGATTCTTGGCGGCATTCCGAGTGATACCTTGGCTTGAGACATCTCGTGTTGGGGCCAATTCGGAGAGTCAGACTCGAATCATAGCTAACCTGGAACTGAAATATCTGGAATGACGATTGCcctttgctttgcttcagATTTGTTACTATTAATCGTGGAGCTGAACAGTTAGTCAGACAAAGGTAAAGATTCAGCTCTCAAGTATTGGCCATCGAGATTCCATGGACTAAAACATCACCCTTGATAGTCCTGACGTACCTCGCTCCAATTCCATAACATTCCTAACCCTAGGTATCGTGAGAAGGCCTGGACCGGCCTCAAGATTTTACCTTAGTTTTCTAAGTTTTAGCTTGGACGCTCAGATATCTATATGATCAAACTATGAATATCTTCAAGATTAACACATACATGCCCTCCTAGCCTCGCATTGCGCCCTGTACTTAAATGGTTGCAATTCCTCACCTAAGTTGTGATTTGACGAAGCCCAAGCTCTATCAATCTCGCAACATGGTCAAATTCGGATTTGTCTCTTTTGTACTGGGAAGTATAGCCCTTCCAGCAGTTGCCTTTGATAACTTGGAAGAAATGCCcgagtcttggtgtttgacCTACCTATCGACCTACCTTGTTACTATATCGGCCGCTGCAAGCTCACCTACAAAGGGCCAATTTCCCAGCATTGAGTCTTCTGCAAGCTCAGATGCTTCTATTGTTTTCAATCCCTCGTCATTAAACTTCCCAGAAGAAACTTCTTTCGCAATAAGTATGACAACAATAGCGATTGAATCAGCCCCTCCCTCCTCGACTACGAATCCCAGTACTGAAAGCGAACCCATTGTCCTCCGAATTGTTCGTAAGGCGCCCGATAATAATCGCATGCAAAGAAGAGATGTAGGAGGGTTTATTGGTACTCCATCCGAGATTTGTGACAATGCAGAAGAGTTCCGCTTGGTTGGTGCATAACTCGTAGCTGGCAACGCCCCCATATACTTCAATGGAGAAGACTACAAAGTATTCGGTGCCGCGAATGGAGAGGTTCCTAGTGGCGCCATTACTAGAACCTTTTTCCGTGATGGTGGTATTCTTCGATTCCAAAACTCTCGGATCGTTCCCAATGGCGAGGCCGGCTTTTGCCAGACCCCGTCAGATGGCCAGGTTTACATAactttttcttctcaaccCGCTGGGTGTATTCCAATCAATCCTGTTGTTATTGGAGGTACACGAATCCTTACCTTAGTAGCTAACTTTACTATTTACGCAAGGCTAACCCGTCTGATAGTCCAGGATTGTCAAGACGGAGTTGAAACTTCAAGCGTGATCGCTACTAATAGTGAGGCCGAACAGATCCCATCTGTTTCATCTTCTGGACCGatcatctcagcctcctcatcctccgaAAGCGCTACTCCAGAGATCACAACGCGCCCTGAAGCGGCTGTGACAACACAGCCAAATGGAGTTGTAACTACACACAACCCCATTATAGTGTCTAACCCATCAAGCACCTTCCAGTGGTCAAACATCTCGGCTTCTTTCGAGCCACCGCCGAGGACTTCAAAGTCCTCCCTCATTCATTTCAGTCCTTCCATTTTCACATCTGGTTCAAGTACCTCGATAGAAGCAGATTCTACCACTGAGGTTATTGAACCACAGTTGTCCACCACTGAAGGGCTGACCTCTACTGATGCTCTGCCAACTTCTGAGATTGGGACATCAACTGAGGAAACCAGCACCGCAGATCTTGAACCCACAACTGAAACCGCAAGCATCGAGACTACTGTATatactactactactactactactgaGTTAACAACATTTCCTACTacccaagaaacaacaacagcagaACTAACTACAACCCAggaaacaacaaaagacacTACAACTGCAGAGACGATAGACACTAATACTGAGGAACTGACAGAAAACCCCACCAGCACCATTCTCACTTCTGCTCTTGACTCAACAACAGAGACCACTACCGAAGCAGCTATGACAACCACTACGGAATCTTCCGCGCAAATCGTGTGCCCTTCCAACCCTCAACAGTGCATCTCTACCTTCCAGATTCAGTGTGATACTGTCATCGGAGGCATTCCTCTATCTTCTGGCTCCAGCACTTTAGAGGAGTGTGCTCAAGCCTGTTTTACAGATCCATCTTGTGTCATCTTTACTCATTCCGGAAGCCAATGTTTCTCAACTTCTGACTCCTCAGATAATTCAGGATCATTTGCACTTCAAGACTGGGTT is drawn from Fusarium graminearum PH-1 chromosome 3, whole genome shotgun sequence and contains these coding sequences:
- a CDS encoding cell division control protein 10; this translates as MAAAPPNTIYPESHVGFDSITSQIEKKLLKRGFQFNVICVGQTGMGKSTLINTIFASHLIDSKGRFQPDEPIRQTTEIQAVSHNIEENGVRLRLNIVDTPGYGDLVNNDRCWDPIVKYIKDQHSAYLRKELTAQRERYIQDTRIHCCLFFIQPSGHSLKPIDIVVLKKLSDVVNVVPVIAKADTLTVEERQEFKERIKEEFAFHNLKMYPYDNDEFDDEERALNGQIKNLVPFAVVGSEKSIIVNGKQVRGRQNRWGVINVEDETHCEFVYLRDFLLRTHLQDLIETTSQIHYETFRAKQLLALKESSAHGGASSRPISPAADRELSRNSQRMTMNGY